In a genomic window of Scyliorhinus torazame isolate Kashiwa2021f chromosome 5, sScyTor2.1, whole genome shotgun sequence:
- the LOC140422520 gene encoding uncharacterized protein, with the protein MEKPWKCRDCGKGFRAPSVLEAHRRIHTGERPFTCSKCGKGFTDLSSLKSHQRVHTGERPFTCSQCGKSFSHSSHLQRHQRVHTGERPFNCSQCGKDFTELSHLQRHQRDHTGKRPFTCPHCGKGFSRFDNLQSHQRVHTGEKPFTCSVCGKGFTRFDNLQTHQRVHTGEKPFTCSQCGKGFTRLSSLKSHQRVHSEERPFICSQCEKGFTHLSSLKSHQRVHTGEKPFTCSQCGKGFSHSSSLQAHQRVHTGERPFSCSQCEKGFTHLSNLQKHQRIHTGEKPFACSQCGRRFRHSSTLQKHQRVHTVERGHSPALSVRRDIVIHPMC; encoded by the coding sequence atggagaaaccgtggaaatgtagggactgtgggaagggattcagagccccatctgtgctggaagctcatcgacgcattcacactggggagaggccgttcacctgctctaagtgtggaaagggattcactgatttatccagcctgaagtcacaccagcgagttcacactggggagaggccgttcacctgctctcagtgtgggaagagtttcagtcattcatcccacctgcagagacaccagcgagttcacactggggagaggccgttcaactgctctcagtgtggaaaggactTTACTGAGTTATCccatctgcagagacaccagcgagatcacaccgggaagagaccgttcacctgccctcattgtgggaagggattctctcggtttgacaacctgcagagtcaccaacgagttcacactggtgagaagccattcacctgctctgtgtgcgggaagggattcactcggttcgacaacctgcagacacaccagcgagttcacactggggagaagccattcacctgctctcagtgtgggaagggattcactcggttgtccagcctgaagtcacaccagcgagttcactctgaggagaggccattcatctgttctcagtgtgagaagggattcactcatttatccagcttgaagtcacaccagcgagttcacactggggagaagccattcacctgctctcagtgtgggaagggattcagtcattcatcctcCTTGcaagcacaccagcgagttcacactggggagaggccgttcagctgctctcagtgtgagaagggattcactcatttatccaacctgcagaaacaccagcgaattcacactggggagaagccattcgcctgctctcagtgtgggagaagattcagacattcatccacccttcagaagcatcagcgagttcacactgtggagagaggccattcacctgctctcagtgtgagaagggatattgtgattcatcccatgtgctga